A window of Quercus robur chromosome 12, dhQueRobu3.1, whole genome shotgun sequence genomic DNA:
CATTAATTCATTGGATATTTGACTCGGCAGTATAAGATGGAAGACACTGCTTAGCTTCAATTGTCGGAACCGATTGCTGCTGACTGGTACACCTATCCAGAATAATATGGCAGAGCTGTGGgcccttttgcattttattatgCCAACCTTATTTGACAGCCATGAACAATTTAATGAGTGGTTTTCAAAAGGGTAAgcattttttctttggttggttCTTCTGCCTTCACTTTTGACCTTTGATATTAATATAACTATATCTTTCTAACTTGTATTTTGGTTGCCTTTTTTCTTACAGCATTCAATTCTTAAGCCTTTTATGCTGCGAAGAGTTAAAACAGATGTAATTTCTGAGCTGACCAGGAAAACTGAGGTTACAGTGCATTGCAAGTTGAGTTCTCGCCAGCAAGCTTTTTATCAGGCTATTAAGAACAAGATATCTCTTGCCGAGTTGTTTGAGGGCAATCGTGGGCATCTTGATGAGaagaaaatactaaatttaATGAATATTGTCATTCAGCTGAGAAAGGTATATTCTCAATTCTATTGGCATTCTGTTTGGTTCCCCTTCTTCATTTAAAAAGTATAACTTATCAACTCTGTGGGGGCAAGAAGTTGTGgagtttcatgcattttgtcTGTCATGTGGAATATTTCTTTTTACTAGTTGTCCATGACATGTGTTCCAATGGTGCAATGGTAGGTGTGTAATCATCCAGAGTTGTTTGAAAGGAATGAGGGAAGAACATACCTCCACTTTGGGGAGATCCCAAATTCTCTTCTGCCCCCTCCCTTTGGGGAGTTGGAGGACGTGCACTATGCAGGAGGTCACAATCCTATAACATACAAGGTACGTTCTTAAAGCTTTTTCTGCCTTACattaatgtttttgtttgttatatATACTACCAAAACATTAAGGTTCACTGTCATGAAAATGCCAACCTTACTAAATACTCAATTCTTAGGTTTCTCTTATAGCTTTAAAAGTGAGGAAAGTtgctttgcttcttcttcttcttctttatttatttatttatttatttttaataaaataagtgaatACTTCATGCATTTGCACTTGCTTTATGTGTTTGGCTATAGACATGACacatgtacaaaaaaaattaaaaaattaaaattaatgattcttttttgttgataagGGCAGattgttctgtattttttttgaGTTAGGCCAGCAggctaatatttttttctaggaGGTCATTTGGTGAgctcaaatatttttttgtgggggaatggggggggggagaggggtGGGCAATTCAATTTTTTCGAATCCCAGCCTTTGGCAGGCCTCTATATATGTGCGTGTGTGGGTGTTGTAAATGGGAATTCAAATTTTGGTGGGCACCATAGCCACCCAAGGGATATTTTGACTCTTCCAATGTGATGAGAATGCACGCTCCAGCTTCATTCTCTGCTTTAGTTTATGAGAATAAGGAACTTGAGCTCTTTATAGTTTATGTTTCTCTTGCTTTGTTCTTGCTAACTTGCTGCTTGCCCTTATCAGTTAtctgttaatatatatattttttcttccaGTGACAGATTGTATAAGTCAAGTTTTAGGACTTCATATTCTGGGTTGGTTGGGCCGGCTTGCTTTCCCTCCTCCTCGATGTTTATTAGTTCTTCCACCTCGGCCTCTCTCTTGTGGTAAATACAGATTACATTccatttgtttggttttttttccctctttcatCTTTGGTTGTGACTCTGATTCATATTTTTGGCAGGTGTTTTCCCTAATTTTGATTCCATATTTGTTCCTCGAGATAAAGATGTGTCTAATTGTGAAGGCTCTGCTGACCTGCATCATAGTCCTTCAATTGTTAAATTTGATGAGACGTCATCACAAATATCTTGTCGTGACGCTCAGTCTTCGAGTGAATTGTCAATCCCCAAGAGTCCTTATGTGTTTGGCTAAAAGGTAGCGTAACAACTTTAAACGTGGATGTGCTTGAGCAGACAGTGTTGCATGTTCAAAATCAGCTTCTTACCCGTCTTGAATCAATGAATCCGCTTCAACACGAGTCCATGACACAGGTGGTGGAATCTACTTTTATCGTTTTGGATCGTCTATTAGTTAATTATACACCTTTTCAAGAGCGTGTGAAGGAGTTCATTGCCTGTGCATCATCAGACAATGGACAATTAGCTATGAGTGTTCTATTCCatatctttattttaaatttgttctgGTATTGATGAAACATTCACAAACTCACAAGAAGTTTATTGTAGGAAATACAAAGTTGGTAATCTCTTGTTATCAAACACTTGCTGAGAGTAATAATGGAAATGTCTTTTCCCAATTCTTTTGCACATTGACCACAAACATGTAGAAAAACTCACTGAAGCTCTGTTGTTTGCGAGTCTATAGTTATAACTATTGTAATTATCACTGTCACAATGAAACTTAGTATGTGAAATTCATCATGTACATGTGTGTAAAAGACATTtgtcaaaatataataaatattctgATCTATCTGCTCAAAATTACTGCAACATTTTGCAGGGTGAAATTCATCATGTTGTAAATCCAGATCCATACCATGGAGTTTTTGGTTCCGATGCCAATCGTTATGCCAAAGATTTGCAAGATCACATTGATTTTGGTACTTCAGGAAAAGTTGCAGGATTTATAGCTGAAACAATTCAggttatcttcttttcttttattttttcttcatttttttcttttttggcatctATAGTAAGGTCTGAAATTGTTGGTGTTACAACCACCTATTTAAGGACactgaaaattttctaattggtTGTACTTTTCACTTACTGTAGGGAGCTGGAGGAGCAGTTGAATTGGCGCCTGGATACTTGAAACTGGTTTATGACATTGTACGCAAGGCTGGTGGTGTCTGCATTGTAGATGAAGTGCAAACTGGCTTTGGTCGAACAGGAAGCAATTACTGGGGCTTTGAAACACAGGGCGTCATTCCTGATATATTTACTATGGCAAAGGTCATTACCcataatctattttaggaagACATGTAAATCATGTTAGTGTTGCAAGTGTCAAtagcttttttctttaaataactTACAATTTCAGTTaatcagtttttgttttataatctTATGCAACCATTCCATTGAATCTCACAATTAATATCTATCAGGGTATTGGCAATGGTTTACCATTGGGAGCAGTTGTGACAACCCCAGAGATTGCGAGTGTATTGGCCcagaaaattcaatttaataCTTTTGGAGGAAACCCTGTATGTTCGGCTGGGGGGCTAGCAGTGCTGAGAGTTATTGACCAGGAGAAGCGTCAAGCTCATTGCGATGATGTTGGTTCTCACTTGCTCAAGCGTTTGAGAGCTCTTCAGCAAACACATGAAAGTAATTACTCTTGAATTtaacatttgtaaaaaaatcatCACACTTTTGTCTGTATATGGGTATCTATTGTAATTTAATAGATAATATTGGCCTTGCCCTTTTAGAGCACTTCCTCTAAGTCTCCAAATTACATTGAAATGTGAATCCTATGAACCAATTGTTAGGTTTCTATGCACTAGTGGAATTTCTTTCCTTAGTATTAAAAACCCATATACGTAATATAGTATTCCCATTAATCACTAATTCCCATTAATCAATGAATGCAAACCTTAAGAAGGTCACTGTTAATTTAATATTTGCCTTCATGCATCATGCTAATGAAAATTGTATGAGGATTTTAGTCTTCAGGCAGGAGCTTGCATTTAAACTTAAACAGAGTTTTATCAAGTTTTACTTGATGTCATGGCCCTCAGTCGGTACTTCCCTGTATCTGTTAGAATCAGTTTTTCGCAGTAGCCAATGTGTTATCTATATGGGTTTCCTCTCCAATTCAATATCgttaaacttgttttttatgTGTTATTTGTACACTTATTTCCTCTCCAACTTTGTATTTCCTACAATAAACTTGTTGTGATATTGTGAATGTTTCATCAATACcagaacaaatttaaaataaagatatGGAATAGAACACTCATAGCTAATTGTCCATTgttcaatttaaaataaaagtcatcTATTTCACCTTTTCTGTTCCATTGATGCTTCTATCAATCACAAAttgttagaatttattttttccttataaaataaccaatgtttaaaatggggaaaaaaaatcagacaAATGAGAGGTTGTAATTGATATATTTGATAGACAATAATCTGTTCACTAGATAAATGCATAGTCGGGTTTGCATGGATGTTGAGGTGGGAAATTTCCTACGAGTGTCGTTAGAAATAAGTGTTTCCTTGGGGTGTttattgtttctctctttttggttgttttttgatGAATGAGCATGATTGCACTGATGGTACTGACCAAGCTTCAATTGGAAGTTGTAGCATCAATGCTCAAAGCACGAATAATTAAAGGGCTGATGGTGGATTGACAATATATATTACTGCTTGAAGGGGAAGGGAAGGATGTGCATGTGTCTATAGCATTCAGGAAAAATCATAGTTAAGAATTGTGAACATTGGGTTCAATAAaggctttttatgtttttttttttgggaacaaaAGAACCCTTACAAGTAATATTCtcccctaaaaaataaaataaatttttatttttatttttttacctaaatAATGAGGCTATTGCATTTACGTGGAGCTCTCTTGCCATTTCTCTTTTTGGTCTTCTATAATTAACTataataggaggaaaaaaacaacCTTAAAAACAACCTTAACCGTCCAAGTCACACATCACTCTGACAAAACTTGTTCCTGGCCTGGATATATATGTACTGTTTAAAGTTCATTTCAGTAAGTTAATTCAATCATCACAATTAAACTAGTGAGTAGTAAGCaatataaactacaaaattgtggggatttaaaattgaaagacaaaatTAAACAGTCATAATATCACAATCTACAAACAGGTACATTAGATATAAAATACTTCAATTACAAGTTCATTCAGtgacaaacaaaataataattgtgtGGATACAACCCAGTAGTAAGTTCAAATACATAATAAAGAGAACCCCAATTGACATCTACAATGCCATTCCAAACTCGAGTATTTGCATGCCtagcaaaaattcaaatattgttgttagataccaaaacccaaaacatacGTACTAATCTATGCAACTTGGCTAATTGATACAATCATGGCATTTTATATAAAAGCATCACTTACCTAGTTTGGATTATTACTGCTTGTCGAAGCCCCACGGGAAAGCGGACATCTTCTACGGTTATGCCCATGTTGATGACACAGTCCACAGCTCTGCTTTTGCTGAATCTCCCTCAAGTCAGAATCTGGCCTCCGGCTTCCCGGTTCTCGCCGGACCCCATCCATCTCATTTCGTATCCTAGACGCCACAGGTCGACCTTTGCCCCGCAACAGTTTTGGGTCAGGCACCCACTTTGGACCATCCACATCCCTCCACAATGAATCTGACTTTGGCACCACAAATGCATGTGAGTAGGTGTGAATGGCGTTCACCAAACTATAACATGGGTCAATATATGCAGTCGCATCTTGCCCCAAGTACTGAAGAgctttaattgcatgtgaacaagggatcttTCTAATTTGCCACTTTCCACAACCACATGTTCTGGCCTTTACATTTACTTCATAACTATGGTGTCCCCCTCCAGAGCTATAGATGTTGTATGAAGTAATTACTTGATATATACCATTCTGATTATTAAACGGATTTATTTGGTGTGAAATTGATTTTTGTAGGTTGTGTCCATAGATTTTTAAGGCATATTTAGTCCATACCTTGTCCTTTGAGAGCTCATGAGTAATTTCTTTGTGTCGATCATGGAAATACGCAACAAGTTTGCAATGAGTGAATTCAACCATTGCAGCAATGGGTAGGCCACGGGCACCTTTGAGTACTCCATTGAAGCACTCCGAGACATTGGTTGTCATAGCCCCATAACGGTATCCACCATCATGTAGTTGGGTCCACTTGTCTAGATCCTCATTCATTAGATATGTGTATGGCATGATGGATGAGTCGGGTTCACTTTCCTGCCGCTCGGTTCTCCGTTTCTTCCTAAGGGCCTCGATCTCAGCTTCCTTGATAGGTTGCATGTACAGCTCAAATTTTGATTCCTTAGTAGCATACCCCGCTTTCAAGGCTAATGACTTTAAAGTGGCGTCCTGAAAATGcgtgttgaagttgctagcaacatgtcgaaggcaatatctGTGAACTACTCGTTGTCGTCCATCATCATGTCTAGGCCAGTTTGCAATTGCACTTTGAATACCCTTATGTCGGTCAGAAATTATACAGATGTCCTTATCTGCTATCACATCCCCCAGTGCATTCCTGAGGCGTTCTaaaaaccacccccaactaGACCCTGACTCTTTGTCCACAACAGCAAAGGCAAGAGGCAAAACCTTGTTGTTGGCATCGGTGGCCATTGCAATCAACAACACCCCTCGATATTTACCATACAAATGGGTCCCATCAATACTGATCACTGGCTTACAATGTCTGAATCCTGCAATGCATGGAGCGAAAGCCCAAAATATATAGCGCAATATTGTATCACCGAACTCGTCCCTGGGTATGGTGTGAAACCAGAAACGGGTGCCAGGTTCTTGATCCCAGTATGCAAACAATAACTTTTTCAACCTTTCGTAAGACTCTTCCCAATCCCCAAATATCTTTGCAATACCTCGTTGTTTCGCATCCCATATCTTATAGTAAGAAAGAATATGCCCATAATACTTCCCTTTAATGAAATGTCTGAGGTGATAAATTGTTGCCGTGTGTTTCTCTTTCAACAATGGAACAAATTCTTCTGCTAGAAAATTACAAtccatcattctaccatcaAGGGCCGTGGCAAGGGGCATACAACTATGAGGACCCCTATAAGATGTGACCATCCATAGTCCGAGTTCAGGCTTCACAACTGCCCCAACGTACCACATGCATGATTCATCGCTGCATTTCACAGACAGTCTACTTGTGGTCGACCTACTAGTCACAAAGTTTCTGTTATGCTTTGCGGCGTAAATTGTTAATGCACGTCTCACCGCATCTTTATTAGCAAAAATCAACCCTTTCGCAAAATTCATGTCTGCATTCCAAGAACCAAATGATTGCTGAACAACTTCaggatcaaccatattttcccaagtattttcataaaatgatgagGCAGGAGGTTCATAAACGAGGGCCGTATTTGTAACATGCTGAACTCTAGCATTAGCGtcctcatcatcttcatcacattcaGTCATATCATCAACATGAGGAATGTGAGTAATTTCATGGTCATCAAGACCCCTGTCAAAGTCACCATCGTCAATCCTCTCTTCATACTCATCTCTATCCTCACAATCTTCCCTAGAACAGTCTtcgtcttcatcttcatcttcaactacTGGAACTGTAGAGGATTCACCTCGATGTGTACAAAATTGATCTTCATATCTATTTCCAGGTTCACTCTCAATTGTTACTGGTGTCTCTTGAAAAGGGGGTGTATAGCCTCCCAATGTGGTGCATTGATCATCTAGGACTGCAAACTGTAGAGATGTAGTTGTTTGTACAATTTCGTCTTCTACGCCGACTTCTGCACGAGGCTCCAAAGTGACATATAACTCAAAATCTGCTGCTTGTTTCCATTTGTCCATCTTACTAAACATGAATTTCACATGTTTGTCCTCTGTTATCGCCATATATCTGTAATTAATGCATTGATTGAGGACTTCATATGGAGAACGGAAAGTAATATGTATGTCATGCAAAGCAGGGTTCACTTGCAACTCTTCCATAATTTTTACTTTCAGCTCATTCAGGGTCTTTAGCTTACGGCGTATCATCATATAGTAGCACTGGATACCCGGACCTTGAAATGAGGCTCCATCATAAGGGTTGGCATTGCTAAGGGGTCCACcatagtatatatttatatagatcaTTGTCAACCTATAGATCATCAAGTGCAATTGtgttagtgacaaatttataacgctcaatcaacatcaatcacaaaaCTTTGCGTATGAAATGCCAACAATACTAACCTCAACCAAATTTGCATATACTCACCTTTAGTAATCTTACAAAAATAGTCAttaccaatttcatattctttaaaaattctaaatcattCTAGGGGCATAACTTTCAAAACCCATTCAAATAAGTTATgatgaacaaaatattatataccaACCAGTTATCCATTGAAATCTCTGTTACAAatcttaaacaaatatatcttgaaataatttatggtaAAAAGACTACTATCTTAGGTATCAAACTCATAATGTTATGATATATTCATGAGAAAGACCTAAAAGTACTAAATATTCCTAACAATTGATCACaatatttagtactaaatattcccaataattaatcacaatattaattttttttttaacttagcatattatcacaatatttacactaacaaacaaaacaaatattcccatatgttgtaataacataataatcacaatatttggtactaaatattcccaataatcacaatatttgtagttattttctaaaaaaacccTAATGACTCCATTCTTTTTGCCAATATCTAATCCCCTAAAATCCTAAAGGGCTATGGAAATGGACAGCGTTtgctctctttctatttttaaagtCTGCTCCTTTTTTCCTAACTTGGAATGTTACAAATGGTAATAACACcaaatatttgtaaatttttcacaAACTATATGTGCTCGTGCTGCACCATCCTTACACATTCATTCATGGTCATGGTCATGGTCATGACCATTTCATGTTACAATTTTACTGTTGCaacttccttaaaaaaaataaaaaataattggatttataaaataattggatttataaaataattggatttatgccaaaaaagttttatatattctcttaaatgaaaaaataaaaataaaaaggaaaaaattgcatATCTAGAGTACTCaaattttcacataataatcacaatatttggtactaaatattcccaataatcacaatattaactttcttaaaaaaaaacttagcaaataatttaatcacaatattcacactaacaaaaaaaaaaaaaaaaaaattccccaatatgttgtaatttaatcaaaatatttacactaacaaaaaaaaattccccaatatgttgtaatttaattacaattatTTACTAAATATTCCCAACAATTAATCATTAAATTACTACTCATTAtagatattttttcttaagtagATTTATGATCTTATATAAATGTGTTAtaacattaattttaaaaaaaaaaaaagcaaataatcacaatatactaacaaataaattaatcacactatttacactaacaaataagaaaaacaaaacatttcctaatatgttctaaatttttctttaaaaaaaacctagcaaataatcacaatatactaacaaataaattgatcacaatatttacactaacaaataagaaaaaacaaaacttttcctaatatgttctaaatttttctttaaaaaaaatctagcaaaaTAATCACaacattgtaaaaatattacctGAGAATGTTGTGTGATGAGTGTTCTGTGAGTGAGTTGAATATAGAGACTGTGAGTTGAAAGAGTGTTCAAGAGAACTTATATTCACAATACAGAGAGAGCATATAGAGACTGAGTTGAAAGAGTTGAAAGAGAACTTATATTCACAATACAGAGAGAGCATATAGAGACTAAGTTGAAAGAGTTGAAAGAGTGTTTAAGATAACTTATATTCACAATACAGAGAGAGCATATAGAGACTGAGTTGAAACAGTTGAGAGAGCATAAGACAGTCTTGAGTTTCTGATATTCACAATACAACTTATTCCCACGGCAAGAGAGAACTTATTGGAGCTGGGACCCACAGACACATGGAGGGCTGGGGACTGAAGCTGCTGTGGGGGAACTGTGATGCCCACGTGAAAGCTGCTGTGGGATGGGAGTGTTGCTGTTTGATGGAACTGATGCTGGTTTATAAAAGGAAATCGAGTCCAAAGGACTCGGTTCCTAAGCCTGAAAAACGAGTTCGTTAAACTCGACTTCTAAGGCTGGAAATCGAGTCCAATGGACTCGGTTTCCAGGCTTTGAAACCGAGTGCAAGGGACTCGGTTTCCATGCTTTAAAACCGAGTCCTTTGGACTCGATTTCCAGCCTTAGAAGTCGAGTTCTTTTAACTCGATTTCTAgcaataataaactaataaac
This region includes:
- the LOC126708194 gene encoding uncharacterized protein LOC126708194; protein product: MIYINIYYGGPLSNANPYDGASFQGPGIQCYYMMIRRKLKTLNELKVKIMEELQVNPALHDIHITFRSPYEVLNQCINYRYMAITEDKHVKFMFSKMDKWKQAADFELYVTLEPRAEVGVEDEIVQTTTSLQFAVLDDQCTTLGGYTPPFQETPVTIESEPGNRYEDQFCTHRGESSTVPVVEDEDEDEDCSREDCEDRDEYEERIDDGDFDRGLDDHEITHIPHVDDMTECDEDDEDANARVQHVTNTALVYEPPASSFYENTWENMVDPEVVQQSFGSWNADMNFAKGLIFANKDAVRRALTIYAAKHNRNFVTSRSTTSRLSVKCSDESCMWYVGAVVKPELGLWMVTSYRGPHSCMPLATALDGRMMDCNFLAEEFVPLLKEKHTATIYHLRHFIKGKYYGHILSYYKIWDAKQRGIAKIFGDWEESYERLKKLLFAYWDQEPGTRFWFHTIPRDEFGDTILRYIFWAFAPCIAGFRHCKPVISIDGTHLYGKYRGVLLIAMATDANNKVLPLAFAVVDKESGSSWGWFLERLRNALGDVIADKDICIISDRHKGIQSAIANWPRHDDGRQRVVHRYCLRHVASNFNTHFQDATLKSLALKAGYATKESKFELYMQPIKEAEIEALRKKRRTERQESEPDSSIMPYTYLMNEDLDKWTQLHDGGYRYGAMTTNVSECFNGVLKGARGLPIAAMVEFTHCKLVAYFHDRHKEITHELSKDKVWTKYALKIYGHNLQKSISHQINPFNNQNGIYQVITSYNIYSSGGGHHSYEVNVKARTCGCGKWQIRKIPCSHAIKALQYLGQDATAYIDPCYSLVNAIHTYSHAFVVPKSDSLWRDVDGPKWVPDPKLLRGKGRPVASRIRNEMDGVRREPGSRRPDSDLREIQQKQSCGLCHQHGHNRRRCPLSRGASTSSNNPN
- the LOC126710455 gene encoding alanine--glyoxylate aminotransferase 2 homolog 1, mitochondrial-like; the protein is MNPLQHESMTQGEIHHVVNPDPYHGVFGSDANRYAKDLQDHIDFGTSGKVAGFIAETIQGAGGAVELAPGYLKLVYDIVRKAGGVCIVDEVQTGFGRTGSNYWGFETQGVIPDIFTMAKGIGNGLPLGAVVTTPEIASVLAQKIQFNTFGGNPVCSAGGLAVLRVIDQEKRQAHCDDVGSHLLKRLRALQQTHESNYS